A DNA window from Brassica napus cultivar Da-Ae chromosome C1, Da-Ae, whole genome shotgun sequence contains the following coding sequences:
- the LOC106445558 gene encoding fatty acid desaturase 4, chloroplastic-like — MAVSFQTKYPLTPITNIPRTHHRSSFLHVRVTCSATTTTTTTTKPQPNREKLVVEKLFVSPPLSNDQTLQSTWSHRLWVAAGCTTLVASLAKSVIGGVGSHLWLEPALAGYAGYVLADLGSGVYHWAIDNYGDESTPLVGSQIEAFQGHHKWPWTITKRQFANNLHALARVITFAVLPLDLAFNDPVVHGFVSTFAFCIMFSQQFHAWAHGTKSKLPPLVVALQDMGVLVSRKQHGEHHRAPYNNNYCIVSGVWNKVLDESKAFEILEMVLFFKLGVRPRSWSEPNSEWTEETDLSSSQA, encoded by the coding sequence ATGGCTGTGTCATTTCAAACCAAGTACCCTCTAACACCCATCACCAACATCCCAAGAACTCATCATCGTTCTTCGTTTCTCCATGTTCGTGTCACGTGCTCTGCtactaccaccaccaccacaaccaCAAAGCCTCAGCCTAACCGTGAGAAGCTTGTGGTTGAGAAACTTTTTGTGAGTCCTCCTCTTTCCAACGACCAAACTCTGCAGTCTACGTGGAGTCACCGCTTATGGGTTGCAGCAGGTTGCACCACCTTGGTGGCTTCTTTAGCTAAGTCTGTCATTGGAGGGGTTGGTTCTCATCTCTGGCTTGAACCAGCTTTAGCCGGTTATGCAGGGTACGTCTTGGCTGATCTTGGCTCTGGTGTGTACCACTGGGCCATTGATAACTACGGTGATGAGTCAACGCCACTAGTAGGATCTCAAATCGAAGCGTTTCAGGGTCACCACAAGTGGCCTTGGACAATCACCAAAAGGCAATTTGCCAACAATCTACACGCTTTGGCACGAGTCATAACCTTCGCGGTGCTTCCACTAGACCTTGCCTTTAACGACCCTGTGGTTCATGGCTTTGTGAGCACATTTGCATTTTGCATAATGTTTAGCCAGCAGTTCCATGCTTGGGCTCACGGAACTAAGAGCAAGCTTCCACCTCTCGTCGTGGCGTTGCAGGACATGGGAGTGCTTGTTTCAAGGAAACAGCACGGGGAACATCACCGAGCACCGTATAACAACAATTACTGCATTGTGAGTGGGGTTTGGAACAAGGTTTTAGATGAAAGCAAGGCCTTTGAAATACTGGAGATGGTGTTGTTCTTCAAGCTCGGGGTGAGACCGAGGTCATGGAGCGAACCAAACTCTGAGTGGACAGAAGAAACTGACCTCTCCAGTAGCCAAGCGTAA
- the LOC106445550 gene encoding uncharacterized protein LOC106445550 — protein MAVSSSSSPAIIFAVTVLMLLTVSSVKLPFHPRDLLPLLPRQLSWPLLNSVNSAVDLLPTYIGAASIKNDVVEWKGACFYENKAWLELNNKSGSEYGGGTLHIKVDKAHSWTCMDIYVFVTPYRVTWDWYFISREHTMEFNEWEGKAEYEYVKQKGVSIFLMEAGMVGTLRALWDVFPLFTNTGWGENSNIAFLEKHMGANFYARPQPWVTNITTDEIHSGDMLAISKIRGRWGGFETLEKWVSGAYAGHTAVCLRDSDGKLWVGESGNENEKGEDVIAVLPWEEWWEFEQTKDDANPHIALLPLHPDYRARFNVTAAWEYARSMDGKPYGYHNLIFSWIDTISGNYPPPLDAHLVASVMTVWSKIQPDYAANIWNEALNKRLGTEGLDLPDVLVEVEKRGSSFDELLAVPEQDHWIYSDGKSTSCIAFILEMYKEGGLFDPISSSIQVTEFTIKDAYMLKFFENNASRLPTWCNDNDDVKLPYCQILGKYRMELPGYNTMEPYPHMNEHCPSLPPKYHRPKNC, from the exons ATGGCGGTTTCTTCATCGTCGTCACCGGCAATCATCTTCGCCGTTACCGTACTGATGCTTCTCACCGTTTCATCCGTAAAATTACCGTTTCACCCTCGAGACCTGCTCCCTCTCTTGCCcagacagctctcgtggccgcTTCTCAACTCTGTAAACTCCGCCGTCGACCTTCTCCCCACTTACATCGGCGCCGCCTCTATTAAAAACGACGTCGTGGAGTGGAAAGGTGCTTGCTTTTACGAGAACAAGGCTTGGTTGGAGCTCAATAACAAGTCCGGTTCCGAGTACGGCGGCGGTACACTTCACATTAAG GTTGACAAGGCACATAGTTGGACTTGCATGGATATTTATGTCTTTGTGACACCATACCGTGTGACATGGGATTGGTACTTTATTTCAAGGGAGCACACCATGGAGTTCAACGAGTGGGAAGGAAAAGCTGAGTATGAATAT GTTAAGCAGAAAGGAGTTTCTATATTCCTCATGGAAGCAGGGATGGTGGGAACTCTCAGAGCTCTGTGGGATGTCTTCCCTCTCTTTACCAATACTGGTTGGGGGGAGAATTCTAACATCGCGTTTCTTGAGAAGCATATGGGTGCTAATTTCTATGCTCGTCCTCAGCCTTGGGTTACTAACATTACTACCGATGAAATCCACTCTGGAGACATGCTAGCTATCTCAAAGATCCGTGGGCGGTGGGGTGGTTTTGAGACCCTTGAGAAGTGGGTAAGCGGGGCTTATGCTGGCCACACTGCTGTCTGTTTAAGGGATTCTGATGGGAAACTATGGGTTGGTGAATCCgggaatgaaaatgaaaag GGAGAAGATGTGATAGCGGTATTGCCATGGGAAGAGTGGTGGGAGTTCGAACAAACCAAGGATGACGCAAATCCCCATATTGCATTGCTACCGTTGCATCCTGATTATCGAGCCAGGTTTAATGTTACAGCTGCATGGGAATATGCTCGCAGCATGGATGGTAAACCGTATGGCTATCACAACTTGATTTTTAGCTGGATCGATACCATCAGCGGGAACTACCCACCTCCTCTGGATGCTCATCTT gttGCTTCTGTCATGACGGTTTGGAGCAAAATCCAGCCTGATTATGCTGCTAATATCTGGAATGAAGCTCTTAACAAGCGTCTCGGGACAGAG GGTCTTGATCTTCCTGATGTACTCGTGGAAGTCGAAAAGCGTGGATCCTCTTTTGACGAGTTGCTAGCAGTTCCTGAACAAGATCATTGGATATATAGCGATGGGAAATCAACTTCTTGTATCGCCTTCATCCTCGAAATGTACAAAGAAGGTGGCTTGTTTGATCCAATCTCTAGTTCCATCCAAGTCACTGAATTCACG ATCAAAGATGCTTACATGCTCAAGTTTTTCGAGAACAATGCAAGCCGTTTGCCCACATGGTGCAATGACAACGATGATGTAAAGCTTCCGTACTGTCAAATACTTGGGAAATACAGAATGGAGCTTCCCGGTTACAACACTATGGAGCCATACCCGCATATGAACGAACACTGCCCGTCTCTACCTCCAAAGTACCACAGACCAAAGAACTGCTAG
- the LOC106445539 gene encoding uncharacterized protein LOC106445539, translating to MVESKSDIQEEQGMVVNGGGNSNLEVVMAFGPSHEAKLRELLHKLCSEEIKLCSDASKEFVKLLKGETGGDLLRLYFQKSPEFAELLEAWRIRHGKQGLHYIFSLIQTVLSHPEGKGRSTDIGTALDRFCLLLIQDKMDEICKGLNSKESKQQNAALGLLTSMVRRGPRLASEIAGKFDFKGFAKLAEYKTRGGGGNATRRACVVFAVSFFEVGKPRLLSDVLQKKEMYSKVLRGLGRDDDDDDTVAYVLSTLNDKILVEESMVLPSLRSVLFGIATLEQLASISARGDGGSVNELAHDVLLKVCTDPCNGLMPDETRKLTGNLERLLMFMKKLRATEIVYHRDLLLAIVRGRPSLASAFFEEFPYNVENFASPSWVSSISLAADLVSSVRNSFSFEFLNPDQRSMPPSGGSEVQTIMKEVQTIMKCICPRPFSRLLITRGMLCPKFFVKHGTLRFLSETLLLWDSFVTASHGCSEQIQASLERDVMGEVRSFFPDSQVLLTELKSQSDASGIQKVSLKRKAVLESGVVGREKRIKRSEKDVLDDVAGDIVIGGVGLAEDPVDAHMTDGKEYLQNVSEIWASERCSKPVDSVEEAEMYLRIKIMDVLRIYVRTVPNVLEGSFDVFMKFLPNQRSSWLPAELQRAVLSFLNEYISWSPRSQSESVPTRMPPLMYMQLEVFVNLFLFSSDDKVKDLAYSLAVVAMSSTGAFDKNPSEIGAWFRFLQGFGKTKGPLKVQEAVQSTSAVVISFLYDAVRTVGKNMFKYLDIIRSSLSHLKGVSIGFSPLIVCVLQKCVKLLTVSKSLTFPEKSAISLYVSATLKYLLQTQVDSRPLSCLVESVLSEVVDDSKDSLCEWWPLRALLLFSQSLSDKKPFILHYRKTTGQLADASFADTLDEIKGLVRRSSPDEIAGIVQSFFSALICARPESILKNFDSVMAISWSLYGTSFSILQAIAFLEENFLGDLSKLSPDLLVRGSELTGSRNLREGTVYSETVFDDRSSITEEIKSKMDVCDTESPAFPTFLEQLPFPELLTAIKSMDISWLPRISELLLLKVSHPKSDSFESIKLILFHLYHIRSSYKVQPSPVLCQLSEICLRLIKHFFSQISELEPSSEKVLAPSAKWKHQVAQTVLCHPVVMALLESPLDCGTLPQVQNVEIFPETSLATGMIVLSEIDQHILDLLASTCEHFLFDERHIVQKGELRENKSIVAFKNLVETLLLEFRSKLKLCVGTQSYAPLLQPSQVIHALLRFISPFKLLNLARSMLIDVEELASPNLSKIVSLGLDIAGRAFEMLTLYSQQPAAKRKTYDLLWDLEENNYDSNLLEEVYSLACRFSTSFGLVSADMCLLKVGGGIFRGKHNQHSSAHLLTLIISQIVGRTPEDLIIHCINQASMTRAKILFYLVESSPLHRSVFGHFFYTMLSKQQGDAALTDDQLIMLLPAVLSYLSPVFAKPEKPCSRCLDITSFYSNILRNGFLQWPKFSSGCIFEEKYEEILLSANEDIDTMFKASLLGKAVRMFQEHLAWTESPTKTEDLLKVFQSMFPHTSAGKEMLDCEIKEVDVQSVDCMFNVAIREVAKVELSRICLFPADSNFKRQAASCVKENPSEMGSNKESLFTALLDYLVDRWQCVVKRFDGSFKGKSEEKQDKCGLLCKSLENFILRNILKFLEDMCEELVHLDSLPFLEGLMKSVLLYRFEDSMTLKILREIFCVLSRGKYSYASYIQLLISHSQFTPTISSLSSSHTGDLFRPISSILKHLIIPSPSSVGVGSCRLQAPDYVKQLEIVKILRVLLSKCGKDSGIILKELHFLLLCSYGATLREIDIELYRLIRDIELIDEEHTLDVSETGYLWGKAALKMREGLRLSQDASDGGEDDLVEDLRQRLFKENLCVDPKICALTVLYFSYQRSAEVSDNSYLSDDPISEDIERYDPAFILRFSLHSLSVGYIEPLEFASLGLLAVAFVSMSSADLGMRKLAYDTLKMFLDVLESGTRNKQVKWIKLLLLCLKNGVEEPWQRIPTVSAVFAAEASLILLNSSHEHYVPIKKLLKSSPSLNLRGIPLFHEFLWSSTFNFKSQRLWELRLVCVGLKSDDDAKLYIKNSILEDLMSFFSTPLADDETKGLILQVLRKSVKFHKTARHLVQNCGLFSWCSSLISMFTTKPIRDEDFRLVVVLEVITDVLASRSVTEWLQEEEIKGPYEECVQKTIIESNHKKKRIAFPLEGLMEVSSRLCRLLGDGLVSVQENSTLVDLILQILSATLKISQNLRKMYQPHFTITIDGILQLFEAVANCDSPEVEASAERGLDTILMSTPPFELICMDADKLRRFLLWGTSTALKSDLKKGSKPSESHQDTKTLTEEPQEETMVAKFLRWLLASVILGKLYSKANDSEPAVLSKTTPESLLTLLEYFKTMNLEGSETKSEHIIGEVIVYLQQLSSTNYSVLPSVVCALSSLLLRNGLEIAGSESDGDYKLIKSLCSRISSPPEATPDWRWSYHQAQKDLSSEPARDLQKIDERHACQHLLLIFSDMLRVKPGESQKVLLHKSFDMSSLFDWERGLVET from the exons ATGGTGGAATCAAAATCAGACATTCAAGAAGAACAAG GAATGGTGGTGAACGGAGGAGGGAACAGTAATCTAGAGGTGGTGATGGCTTTTGGACCGTCCCACGAAGCTAAACTTAGGGAACTGTTGCATAAGCTTTGCTCAGAAGAGATTAAGCTATGCTCTGATGCCTCAAAAGAGTTTGTCAAGTTACTAAAAGGAGAAACCGGCGGCGATTTGTTGCGTTTATATTTCCAGAAGTCACCGGAGTTCGCTGAGCTTCTAGAGGCATGGAGGATTCGTCATGGAAAGCAAGGACTACACTATATATTCTCGCTTATCCAGACGGTGTTGAGCCATCCAGAGGGGAAAGGTAGATCAACTGATATCGGAACAGCTCTTGACCGGTTCTGTTTGTTACTTATTCAAGATAAAATGGATGAGATTTGCAAAGGATTAAATAGCAAAGAGAGTAAACAACAGAACGCTGCGCTTGGACTGTTGACTTCGATGGTTAGACGTGGTCCACGCTTGGCGTCAGAGATAGCTGGGAAGTTTGATTTTAAGGGTTTTGCGAAACTGGCGGAGTATAAAACGAGAGGAGGGGGTGGCAACGCGACGAGGAGGGCTTGTGTTGTGTTTGCAGTATCGTTCTTCGAAGTTGGGAAGCCGAGGTTGTTAAGCGATGTTTTACAGAAGAAGGAAATGTATTCGAAAGTCCTAAGAGGCCTTGGGAGAGACGATGATGACGACGACACTGTGGCGTATGTCTTGTCTACGTTGAATGACAAGATCCTCGTTGAGGAATCAATGGTTCTTCCTAGTCTAAGGAGTGTTCTTTTTGGGATTGCTACGCTAGAGCAGCTAGCCAGCATTTCAGCGAGAGGCGATGGTGGGAGTGTGAATGAGTTGGCACATGATGTTCTTCTTAAAGTTTGTACAGACCCGTGTAATGGATTGATGCCAGATGAAACGAGAAAGTTGACTGGCAATTTAGAGAGACTGCTAATGTTCATGAAGAAACTTAGAGCAACAGAGATTGTTTATCACAGGGATTTGCTTCTAGCAATTGTTAGGGGTAGACCGTCTTTAGCGTCAGCTTTCTTTGAAGAGTTTCCATACAATGTGGAAAATTTTGCATCACCTTCCTG GGTTTCTTCTATTTCATTGGCAGCAGATTTGGTATCTTCAGTAAgaaattcattttcttttgagtTTCTCAATCCAGATCAACGTTCTATGCCTCCTTCAGGTGGTTCAGAAGTTCAGACTATCATGAAAGAAGTTCAGACTATCATGAAGTGTATATGCCCCCGACCATTCAGCCGGTTGTTGATCACCAGAGGGATGCTTTGCCCTAAATTTTTTGTGAAACATGGGACCTTGAGATTCCTCTCGGAGACGCTTTTGCTCTGGGATTCGTTTGTTACGGCTTCTCATGGCTGCTCGGAGCAAATTCAGGCTTCTCTTGAGCGGGATGTCATGGGTGAGGTGAGAAGCTTTTTTCCAGATTCACAGGTGCTATTGACTGAACTGAAGTCTCAGAGCGATGCTAGTGGAATTCAAAAGGTGTCTTTGAAGAGAAAAGCAGTGTTGGAGAGTGGAGTAGTAGGTAGAGAAAAACGCATTAAGAGATCTGAGAAGGATGTTTTGGACGATGTGGCTGGTGATATCGTCATTGGTGGGGTAGGTTTGGCGGAGGATCCTGTGGATGCTCATATGACAGATGGGAAGGAATATCTTCAGAATGTTTCAGAAATTTGGGCTTCAGAGCGTTGTTCCAAGCCTGTTGATTCAGTCGAAGAAGCAGAGATGTACTTGCGCATAAAGATTATGGATGTTCTTAGAATTTATGTG CGTACTGTGCCTAATGTTCTTGAaggatcgtttgatgtcttcatGAAATTTCTGCCTAATCAGCGTTCTTCATGGTTGCCAGCTGAATTGCAGAGAGCAGTCTTGTCTTTTCTAAATGAGTACATCAGCTGGTCGCCAAGGTCCCAAAGTGAGAGCGTTCCTACAAGAATGCCACCACTTATGTACATGCAGTTGGAAGTATTTGtgaatttgtttcttttctcaTCAGACGACAAGGTGAAGGATCTAGCGTACAGTTTAGCAGTGGTAGCTATGAGCAGCACTGGTGCTTTTGACAAAAATCCAAGTGAAATTGGTGCATGGTTTCGGTTTCTACAAGGTTTTGGAAAGACTAAAGGACCTCTTAAGGTTCAGGAGGCTGTACAGAGCACGTCAGCAGTTGTCATCTCCTTTTTATATGATGCAGTTAGGACAGTTGGAAAGAATATGTTCAAGTACTTGGATATTATCAGAAGTAGCCTGTCCCATTTAAAAG GTGTATCAATTGGTTTCAGCCCCCTAATTGTTTGTGTTCTGCAAAAGTGTGTGAAGCTACTAACTGTATCTAAAAGCCTTACTTTCCCGGAGAAGTCAGCAATATCTCTGTACGTTTCCGCCACGCTGAAATATCTTTTGCAAACTCAG GTAGATTCCAGACCACTCTCATGTTTGGTGGAGTCAGTTTTGTCTGAGGTGGTTGATGATTCTAAGGATTCTCTATGTGAATGGTGGCCATTGAGAGCGTTGCTGCTTTTCTCACAATCTTTGTCAGACAAGAAACCTTTCATCTTGCATTACAGAAAGACAACAGGTCAACTTGCCGACGCTTCTTTTGCAGATACTCTTGACGAGATCAAAGGGCTGGTGAGACGTAGTTCCCCGGATGAAATTGCTGGAATCGTTCAGTCGTTCTTTTCTGCATTGATATGTGCAAGACCTGAATCGATTCTGAAGAATTTTGATTCTGTGATGGCTATTTCTTGGAGTCTCTACGGAACATCATTCTCAATCTTACAGGCCATCGCCTTTCTAGAAGAAAACTTCCTCGGAGACCTTTCAAAGCTATCGCCTGACTTACTGGTGCGAGGTTCAGAACTTACTGGGTCAAGAAATCTTCGTGAAGGAACAGTATATAGTGAGACTGTTTTTGATGACCGCTCATCCATAACTGAAGAAATCAAAAGTAAGATGGACGTTTGCGATACTGAATCTCCTGCCTTCCCTACTTTCTTAGAGCAGCTTCCTTTCCCTGAATTGCTTACCGCAATTAAGAGCATGGATATATCTTGGTTACCAAGAATATCAGAGTTACTGCTGCTAAAAGTTTCGCATCCTAAAAGTGATAGTTTTGAATCTATCAAATTAATACTCTTCCATCTCTACCATATACGATCATCTTACAAGGTTCAACCATCTCCGGTACTCTGTCAACTCTCTGAGATCTGCTTACGTCTCATCAAGCACTTTTTCTCTCAAATATCAGAGCTGGAACCTTCTTCAGAAAAAGTGCTTGCTCCTTCTGCAAAGTGGAAGCATCAAGTGGCCCAGACTGTTCTTTGCCACCCAGTTGTGATGGCACTGTTGGAGAGTCCCTTGGATTGTGGCACATTACCTCAAGTGCAGAATGTTGAGATTTTTCCAGAAACGTCACTGGCAACGGGCATGATAGTTCTTAGTGAAATAGATCAGCACATCCTTGATCTATTGGCTTCTACTTGTGAACACTTTTTGTTTGATGAGCGACACATTGTGCAGAAAGGGGAGCTCAGGGAGAATAAGTCAATTGTGGCTTTTAAAAACTTGGTGGAAACGCTTCTCTTGGAATTCAGAAGCAAGTTGAAGCTTTGTGTCGGTACTCAAAGTTACGCGCCGCTTCTACAACCATCACAAGTAATTCATGCTTTGTTGAGGTTTATATCACCTTTTAAACTCTTAAATCTTGCTCGCTCCATGCTGATTGATGTGGAAGAATTGGCAAGCCCAAATTTGAGTAAGATTGTCAGTTTGGGATTGGATATTGCTGGCCGGGCTTTCGAAATGCTTACATTGTATTCACAGCAGCCGGCTGCTAAGAGAAAGACATATGATTTGCTATGGGatttagaagaaaataattATGACAGTAACCTCCTTGAGGAAGTCTATAGCCTAGCATGCAGGTTTTCTACctcttttggtttggtttcggCAGACATGTGTTTGCTTAAAGTTGGGGGTGGCATTTTCAGGGGGAAACATAATCAGCATAGTAGTGCTCACCTGTTGACCTTGATAATCTCACAGATTGTTGGTAGAACCCCTGAAGACTTGATTATCCATTGCATTAACCAGGCAAGCATGACCAGAGCCAAGATATTGTTTTATCTTGTGGAGTCCAGTCCCTTGCATCGGTCAGTCTTTGGACACTTTTTCTATACTATGCTAAGTAAGCAACAGGGTGACGCTGCGCTTACTGATGATCAGCTTATCATGCTTCTGCCTGCTGTGCTATCCTATCTGTCACCGGTTTTTGCTAAACCCGAGAAACCGTGTAGTAGATGTTTGGATATAACTtcattttattcaaatataCTAAGAAATGGTTTTCTACAATGGCCGAAGTTTTCTTCTGGGTGCATCTTTGAAGAGAAATATGAAGAGATTCTTCTGTCGGCGAATGAGGATATCGACACTATGTTCAAGGCGAGTCTTCTTGGGAAGGCAGTACGTATGTTTCAGGAGCACTTGGCCTGGACTGAAAGTCCAACTAAAACAGAAGATCTCTTAAAGGTATTCCAGTCCATGTTTCCTCACACTAGTGCTGGCAAAGAGATGTTGGATTGCGAAATTAAGGAAGTGGACGTTCAGTCTGTAGACTGTATGTTCAATGTTGCCATCCGTGAAGTTGCCAAAGTCGAACTCTCAAGGATCTGCTTGTTTCCTGCGGATAGCAATTTCAAACGTCAAGCAGCTAGTTGTGTGAAGGAGAACCCCTCAGAAATGGGATCCAACAAAGAGAGTTTATTCACGGCGTTATTGGATTACTTAGTTGATAGGTGGCAATGTGTTGTCAAGAGATTTGATGGTTCTTTTAAAGGGAAGTCCGAGGAGAAACAAGACAAATGTGGGCTACTGTGCAAAAGTCTTGAAAACTTCATTCTGAGAAATATTCTAAAGTTTTTGGAAGACATGTGCGAGGAGCTTGTTCACTTGGATTCCCTTCCTTTCCTGGAGGGACTGATGAAGTCAGTTCTTCTGTACAGATTTGAGGACTCGATGACATTGAAGATACTGAGGGAAATTTTCTGCGTATTGTCTAGAGGAAAGTACTCATATGCGTCATATATACAACTCCTAATATCTCATTCTCAGTTTACACCGACTATCAGTTCTCTATCATCCTCACACACTGGTGATTTATTTAGGCCTATCTCCAGCATTCTAAAACATCTTATCATCCCAAGTCCAAGTTCTGTCGGAGTTGGAAGTTGTCGTCTCCAAGCACCTGACTATGTGAAGCAGTTGGAGATTGTCAAAATTCTCAGAGTGCTGCTCTCCAAATGTGGAAAAGATTCAGGAATCATTCTGAAAGAACTGcattttcttcttctgtgtTCTTATGGTGCAACACTAAGAGAAATCGACATAGAGCTCTACAGGCTGATACGTGATATCGAATTAATTGACGAAGAGCACACGCTAGATGTTTCTGAAACAGGTTATTTGTGGGGCAAAGCTGCCTTGAAAATGAGAGAGGGACTACGTCTCTCTCAGGATGCATCTGACGGTGGTGAAGATGATTTAGTGGAAGATCTCCGACAGAGACTTTTCAAAGAGAATCTTTGTGTTGATCCCAAAATATGTGCTCTAactgttttgtatttttcttatcaaCGGAGCGCAGAGGTATCTGATAACTCTTACCTATCTGACGATCCAATAAGCGAG GACATTGAACGATATGATCCGGCTTTCATCCTGCGATTCTCACTACACTCATTGTCCGTGGGATATATTGAACCTTTGGAATTCGCTAGTTTAGGCTTGCTTGCAGTTGCATTTGTGAGCATGTCTTCAGCAGATCTTGGGATGAGAAAATTGGCCTATGACACTCTTAAGATGTTTCTGGATGTTCTTGAG AGTGGTACGAGGAATAAGCAAGTAAAGTGGATTAAGCTTCTTCTGCTGTGTCTGAAAAATGGAGTCGAGGAACCATGGCAAAGAATCCCAACTGTTTCTGCTGTTTTTGCCGCTGAGGCATCTCTGATATTGTTGAATTCTTCTCACGAACATTATGTTCCCATAAAAAAACTGTTGAAGAGCTCACCTTCACTGAATCTTAGG GGAATACCTTTGTTTCATGAATTTTTGTGGAGCAGTACATTTAACTTTAAATCACAGAGGCTTTGGGAACTTCGCCTAGTGTGCGTGGGCTTGAAATCAGATGACGATGCTAAACTCTACATTAAAAACTCCATCCTTGAGGATTTGATGAGTTTTTTCTCAACTCCTCTTGCTGATGATGAAACTAAAGGACTAATCCTTCAG GTTTTGAGGAAGTCAGTCAAATTCCATAAGACGGCCAGACATCTAGTTCAAAATTGTGGTCTGTTTTCATGGTGTTCATCACTTATCTCAATGTTTACTACAAAGCCCATTAGAGACGAAGATTTTCGCTTGGTGGTTGTCTTGGAG GTTATAACTGATGTTCTTGCCTCCCGAAGCGTTACAGAGTGGTTGCAAGAGGAAGAGATAAAAGGGCCCTATGAAGAATGTGTTCAGAAAACCATAATAGAGtccaaccacaaaaaaaaacgaattgcATTTCCCCTCGAAGGGCTAATGGAAGTCTCATCGCGATTATGCAGACTTTTAGGTGATGGATTGGTTTCAGTACAAGAAAATAGTACTTTGGTTGATTTAATTCTGCAGATACTGTCTGCTACTCTAAAGATATCACAGAACCTACGAAAAATGTACCAGCCACATTTCACCATCACTATCGATGGGATATTACAACTCTTTGAGGCTGTTGCTAACTGCGATTCTCCTGAAGTCGAAGCTAGTGCAGAGCGTGGGCTTGATACTATATTAATGAGCACCCCACCATTTGAACTTATATGCATG GACGCAGACAAGCTGAGAAGGTTTCTTTTGTGGGGAACCTCGACAGCCTTGAAGAGTGATCTTAAAAAGGGATCTAAGCCAAGTGAATCTCATCAAGATACTAAAACACTCACTGAAGAACCACAAGAGGAGACTATGGTAGCAAAGTTTCTACGTTGGCTGTTGGCTTCTGTGATTCTTGGGAAGCTTTATTCTAAAGCTAATGATTCGGAGCCGGCAGTCTTAAGTAAAACAACGCCAGAATCTTTGTTGACGTTGTTAGAATACTTTAAGACAATGAATCTCGAAGGTAGCGAGACGAAGTCAGAGCACATAATAGGGGAAGTAATCGTATACCTCCAACAGCTTTCGTCTACAAACTACAGTGTTCTCCCCTCTGTTGTTTGTGCACTTTCTTCCTTGCTTCTTCGTAATGGCCTCGAAATTGCAG GTTCAGAGTCTGATGGCGATTACAAGCTCATCAAATCTCTGTGTTCCAGAATAAGCAGTCCTCCTGAGGCTACACCAGACTGGAGATG GTCATATCATCAAGCACAGAAGGATCTTTCATCCGAACCGGCCAGAGATCTGCAAAAGATCGATGAACGCCATGCATGCCAACACCTTCTGCTGATATTCTCTGATATGCTAAGAGTAAAGCCAGGGGAGTCTCAAAAGGTGTTGCTTCATAAAAGTTTTGACATGTCTAGTTTATTTGATTGGGAAAGAGGTTTAGTTGAGACCTAG